Proteins co-encoded in one Pseudochaenichthys georgianus chromosome 22, fPseGeo1.2, whole genome shotgun sequence genomic window:
- the rnf144aa gene encoding probable E3 ubiquitin-protein ligase RNF144A-A: protein MTTARYRPTWELAVDPLVSCKLCLGEFPLEQMTSITQCQCVFCTLCLKQYVELLIKEGLETAISCPDSACPKRGHLLENEIECMVATEMMQRYKKLQFEREVLLDPCRTWCPSSTCQAVCQLKEADSPALPQLVQCAVCALEFCSACKANWHPGQACQEHNLPITSFLPGENSSFYKNEEDDAPIKRCPKCKVYIERDEGCAQMMCKNCKHAFCWYCLESLDDDFLLIHYDKGPCRNKLGHSRASVIWHRTQVVGIFAGFGLLLLVASPFLLLATPIVLCCKCKCSKGDDDPLPT, encoded by the exons ATGACCACGGCACGGTACCGTCCCACCTGGGAGCTGGCCGTGGACCCCCTAGTGTCGTGTAAGCTGTGCCTTGGAGAGTTCCCTCTGGAGCAGATGACCAGCATCACACAGTGCCAATGTGTCTTCTGTACACTG tGCCTGAAGCAGTATGTTGAACTCCTGATCAAAGAAGGCCTTGAAACTGCAATTAGCTGTCCAGACTCTGCCTGTCCCAAAAGAGGACACTTGCTGGAAAATGAG ATCGAGTGCATGGTGGCCACAGAGATGATGCAGAGATACAAGAAGCTTCAGTTTGAAAGGG AGGTGCTGTTGGACCCATGCCGGACGTGGTGCCCTTCCTCGACCTGCCAGGCCGTGTGCCAGCTGAAGGAGGCAGATTCTCCTGCGCTGCCCCAGCTGGTCCAGTGCGCCGTCTGTGCCCTGGAGTTCTGCTCCGCCTGCAAGGCCAACTGGCACCCCGGACAGGCCTGCCAGGAGCACAACCTGCCCATCACCTCCTTCCTACCAGGAGAAAACAG CTCTTTTTATAAGAATGAAGAAGACGATGCACCAATCAAGCGCTGTCCTAAATGTAAAGTGTACATCGAGAGGGATGAGGGCTGTGCACAGATGATGTGCAAGAACTGCAAACATGCCTTCTGCTGGTACTGTCTGGAGTCCCTGGAT gaCGACTTTCTCCTGATCCACTATGACAAAGGGCCCTGTCGAAACAAACTAGGCCACTCCAGGGCGTCTGTTATCTGGCACAGAACACAG GTTGTTGGGATTTTTGCTGGTTTCGGCCTTCTCTTGCTGGTGGCCTCCCCCTTCCTCCTTCTGGCCACTCCCATCGTCCTGTGCTGTAAGTGCAAGTGCAGCAAAGGCGATGACGACCCCTTGCCAACCTAA